From Candidatus Binatia bacterium, one genomic window encodes:
- the trpA gene encoding tryptophan synthase subunit alpha has translation MSTRTNRRLAATFQKLKKRDEAAFIPFLMAGDGGLDTTDRLLDAVVESGADVIELGVPFSDPMADGPALQRAAERALAAGTTLPGILDLVVRFRRRSDVPIVLFGYANPFLSFGPQQLAKAAATAGVDGLLCVDMPPDEADVLRLPLREQSVDMIFLLAPTSTPARIQRVLRGAAGFVYFVSVAGVTGVKAANTEAIAGLVGEIRGQAKLPVGVGFGITKPEQARDVAAIADAVVVGTELTRLVEGAANTAEAVEKVGALTREMKQATRRAR, from the coding sequence GTGAGTACTCGTACGAACCGACGGCTCGCCGCGACCTTCCAGAAACTGAAGAAGCGCGACGAAGCGGCCTTCATTCCGTTCCTCATGGCTGGCGACGGGGGCCTCGACACCACGGATCGGCTCCTCGATGCGGTCGTCGAGTCGGGCGCCGATGTGATCGAGCTCGGCGTGCCCTTCTCGGATCCGATGGCGGACGGTCCGGCGCTCCAGCGAGCGGCGGAACGCGCCTTGGCCGCCGGTACGACCCTGCCCGGCATTCTCGACCTCGTCGTTCGATTCCGCCGGCGCTCAGACGTTCCGATCGTCTTGTTCGGGTACGCGAACCCCTTCCTGTCCTTTGGGCCGCAGCAACTCGCGAAGGCGGCCGCGACCGCGGGGGTGGACGGTCTCCTCTGCGTGGACATGCCTCCCGACGAAGCGGATGTGCTGAGGCTTCCCTTGCGCGAGCAGAGCGTCGACATGATCTTCCTGCTTGCGCCGACGAGCACCCCGGCGCGGATCCAGCGCGTCCTTCGTGGGGCAGCGGGCTTCGTATACTTCGTTTCGGTCGCAGGGGTCACCGGCGTCAAAGCCGCTAACACCGAGGCGATCGCCGGGCTGGTCGGAGAGATCCGCGGTCAGGCGAAGCTGCCGGTCGGCGTCGGATTCGGCATCACGAAGCCGGAGCAGGCGCGCGACGTTGCCGCGATTGCCGACGCCGTCGTCGTCGGGACCGAGCTCACGCGCTTGGTAGAGGGAGCGGCCAACACGGCCGAGGCGGTCGAAAAGGTGGGTGCCCTCACGCGTGAGATGAAACAGGCGACACGCCGAGCCCGGTGA
- the lptD gene encoding LPS assembly protein LptD — protein MIVRHTARLLCALLVLSALVRAATAQPTVQMGRGLGSEEVTIDADSITYDQDGSQLRAEGDVVISSGWSVLAADRISVRRATGEAEAVGDVLLEDPEARVRAERAWVELDDETGYLVNGEVHLRRSRFLMSGERLEKGLGQSYRIWNGELTTCLCDEGAPDWSIEGDQLELGLGGWGEVRGGTFKVKDIPILYLPYGLFPVRRERQSGFLFPRFGISSSRGFQYVQPFYWAIDKSSDATISLDVETKARIGLLADYRYVMSPTAGGFLSATYFSEFNPEQEERDAVDIDDIQDPSIPKNRWSIIGHHQQSGPLGSRIYARPFYVSDNLFLRDMNTLSYIPATNLFLTTIRYTTSDVGLVKVGPWGEFKADAKWFQALRTKQSRQPQPVPNLTLRLRERFFQLVTGRLNTQGIYYYRAPLSSGPRLDIAPEVSVPYRLGQYGFGSARLQLRETLYYLVNNKLPVGFEQEDGTLRTREVERFQHRETLRAQVNFRSEVSRVFSFEDSKMRKLKHTIEPYVSYLYVPFTNQEDLPVYDFVDRINARNLITYGFLSRFVGKFGGMKQEFAPPEEEGAIPYAESLIGDDPYAQVMPQMLAGGRAGQVRELGRISVQQSYAISNSTTVSVDDPRVRSNFSGVDLFGRITPVGWGGITSQAVYSVLDNKFVFANVGANIFDPRPIEGEGDLFQPQLRPVNSASVFYQFNTNGAVENLNFATTLRLTNHLAVSYLGRFDGDSGQFLENWAGFRIISGCDCWVLDAALVDRANPDEIEFRFRFSLIGLGTFGQSPFAEFNNAFPTPTSEGPDFGASY, from the coding sequence GTGATCGTTCGTCACACAGCGCGACTGCTCTGCGCCCTCCTGGTTCTGTCGGCTCTGGTTCGCGCAGCGACAGCGCAGCCCACGGTTCAGATGGGTCGTGGGCTCGGGTCCGAGGAAGTTACGATCGACGCCGACAGCATCACGTACGACCAGGACGGTTCTCAGCTCCGGGCGGAAGGTGATGTCGTCATCAGCAGCGGCTGGAGCGTGCTCGCCGCAGACCGCATTTCGGTTCGTCGCGCGACGGGCGAGGCCGAGGCGGTCGGCGACGTGCTTCTCGAGGACCCCGAGGCGCGCGTTCGGGCAGAGCGCGCTTGGGTCGAGCTCGACGACGAGACCGGTTATCTCGTGAACGGCGAAGTTCATCTCCGCCGGTCGCGCTTCCTGATGTCCGGCGAGCGGCTCGAGAAGGGTCTGGGACAGAGCTACCGCATCTGGAACGGCGAGCTCACGACCTGTTTGTGCGACGAAGGCGCGCCGGACTGGAGCATCGAGGGCGATCAGCTCGAGCTCGGCCTCGGCGGTTGGGGCGAGGTTCGCGGTGGCACGTTCAAGGTGAAGGACATCCCGATCCTTTACCTTCCGTACGGGTTGTTTCCGGTGCGCCGCGAGCGGCAGAGCGGCTTCCTCTTCCCGCGCTTCGGGATTTCCAGCAGCCGCGGCTTCCAGTACGTGCAGCCCTTCTATTGGGCGATCGACAAGAGCAGTGACGCGACGATTTCGCTCGACGTCGAGACCAAGGCGCGAATCGGTCTCCTGGCTGACTACCGTTACGTCATGTCGCCGACCGCGGGTGGCTTCCTCAGCGCGACCTACTTCAGTGAATTCAATCCGGAGCAGGAGGAGCGGGACGCCGTCGACATCGACGACATTCAGGACCCGTCCATTCCGAAGAACCGCTGGAGCATCATCGGCCATCATCAGCAGAGCGGGCCCCTCGGCAGTCGGATCTACGCGCGGCCCTTCTACGTGAGCGACAACTTGTTCCTGCGGGACATGAACACGTTGTCGTACATCCCCGCGACGAATCTCTTCCTCACCACGATCCGCTACACGACATCGGACGTCGGCCTGGTGAAGGTGGGGCCGTGGGGTGAGTTCAAGGCAGACGCGAAATGGTTCCAGGCTCTGCGCACCAAACAGAGCCGACAGCCGCAGCCGGTGCCTAACCTCACGTTGCGTCTGCGTGAGCGATTCTTCCAGCTCGTGACCGGGCGGTTGAACACTCAGGGCATCTACTACTACCGGGCGCCCCTTTCGTCCGGGCCCCGCCTCGACATCGCGCCCGAGGTGAGTGTGCCGTACCGCCTTGGGCAGTACGGGTTCGGGTCCGCCCGTCTGCAGTTGCGAGAGACGCTCTATTACCTCGTGAACAACAAGCTCCCCGTCGGCTTCGAGCAAGAGGACGGGACGCTCCGGACACGAGAAGTCGAGCGGTTCCAACATCGGGAGACCCTTCGGGCGCAGGTGAACTTCCGGTCTGAGGTGTCGCGCGTCTTCAGTTTCGAAGACAGCAAGATGCGGAAGCTGAAGCACACGATCGAGCCGTACGTCAGCTACCTCTACGTCCCGTTCACGAATCAGGAAGATCTGCCGGTCTACGACTTCGTCGACCGCATCAACGCGCGAAACCTCATCACGTACGGATTCCTGAGTCGCTTCGTCGGCAAGTTCGGTGGCATGAAGCAGGAGTTCGCTCCTCCCGAGGAGGAGGGCGCGATCCCGTACGCCGAATCGCTGATAGGAGATGATCCGTACGCCCAAGTGATGCCGCAGATGCTCGCGGGTGGTCGCGCGGGGCAGGTCCGGGAACTCGGCCGAATCTCAGTTCAGCAGAGCTACGCGATCTCTAACTCCACGACAGTGTCGGTCGACGATCCCAGGGTTCGGTCGAACTTCTCGGGCGTCGATTTGTTCGGGCGGATCACGCCGGTCGGCTGGGGCGGCATAACGAGCCAGGCGGTGTACTCCGTTCTCGACAACAAGTTCGTGTTCGCGAACGTCGGAGCGAACATCTTCGATCCCCGACCGATCGAGGGTGAAGGGGATCTCTTCCAGCCGCAGCTCCGGCCGGTGAACTCCGCGTCGGTTTTCTATCAGTTCAACACGAACGGCGCGGTCGAGAACCTCAACTTCGCCACGACGCTGCGACTCACCAATCACCTCGCCGTCTCGTATCTCGGTCGCTTCGATGGAGATTCGGGCCAGTTCCTCGAGAACTGGGCAGGGTTTCGAATCATCTCCGGGTGTGACTGTTGGGTGCTCGACGCGGCGCTCGTCGACCGTGCGAACCCCGATGAGATCGAGTTCCGGTTCCGGTTCTCACTCATCGGCCTCGGGACGTTCGGGCAGTCGCCGTTCGCCGAGTTCAACAACGCGTTCCCGACTCCGACCTCGGAAGGCCCGGACTTCGGAGCCAGCTATTGA
- the trpB gene encoding tryptophan synthase subunit beta has product MPKLPDRGGHFGEFGGRWVSETLMPALLELEESYAKIRRDPEFKKELRELLTEYVGRPTPLTHAKRLSDELGGAQIYLKREDLCHTGAHKINNTIGQVLIARRMGKTRIIAETGAGQHGVAAATAAAYFGLPCEVFMGVEDVKRQSLNVFRMKLLGASVREVTSGSRTLKDAMNEALRDWITNVEDTYYMIGSAAGPHPYPMLVRELQSVIGQEARKQILAKTERLPDVLIACVGGGSNAIGLFYPFLADTGVRAIGVEAAGLGVDSGRHAATLTAGKPGVLHGARSYLLQDELGQVQEAHSVSAGLDYPGVGPEHSYLREHGLATYVTATDDEALDALEKVARTEGIIAALETAHALAHTIRLAPTLGRDKTIVVSLSGRGDKDMGTISDLRGEKISEPAS; this is encoded by the coding sequence ATGCCAAAGCTGCCTGATCGGGGAGGACACTTCGGGGAGTTCGGAGGGCGTTGGGTCAGCGAGACCCTGATGCCCGCCCTGCTCGAGCTCGAAGAGTCCTACGCCAAGATCCGACGAGACCCGGAGTTCAAGAAGGAGCTACGTGAGCTTCTTACGGAGTACGTTGGGCGCCCGACGCCGCTCACGCACGCCAAGCGTCTCTCCGACGAGCTCGGTGGCGCGCAGATCTATCTGAAGCGCGAAGATCTCTGTCACACCGGCGCGCACAAGATCAACAACACCATCGGCCAGGTGTTGATTGCGAGGCGGATGGGCAAGACCCGGATCATAGCCGAGACCGGTGCGGGGCAGCACGGGGTCGCGGCGGCTACCGCAGCGGCGTACTTCGGCCTCCCATGCGAAGTCTTCATGGGAGTCGAAGACGTGAAACGGCAGTCGCTGAACGTGTTCCGTATGAAACTGCTGGGTGCGTCGGTGCGTGAGGTGACCAGCGGGAGTCGCACGCTCAAGGATGCGATGAACGAGGCGCTTCGCGATTGGATCACCAACGTCGAGGATACGTATTACATGATCGGTTCGGCCGCGGGGCCGCACCCGTACCCGATGCTCGTTCGTGAATTGCAGAGCGTCATCGGCCAGGAGGCACGCAAGCAGATCCTCGCCAAGACGGAACGGCTGCCGGACGTTCTGATCGCCTGTGTCGGCGGCGGATCGAACGCGATCGGTCTGTTCTACCCGTTCCTCGCCGACACCGGCGTTCGCGCCATCGGCGTGGAAGCGGCGGGCCTCGGAGTCGACTCCGGCCGGCACGCGGCGACACTCACCGCAGGGAAGCCCGGCGTCTTGCACGGCGCGCGGTCCTACCTCTTGCAGGATGAGCTCGGCCAGGTGCAGGAAGCCCACTCGGTCTCGGCGGGGCTCGATTACCCCGGCGTCGGGCCCGAGCACTCCTACCTTCGTGAGCACGGTCTCGCGACGTACGTTACGGCAACCGACGATGAAGCGCTCGACGCTCTGGAGAAGGTCGCGCGGACCGAGGGCATCATTGCTGCCCTGGAGACCGCACATGCGCTGGCCCACACGATTCGCCTGGCGCCGACTCTGGGACGCGACAAGACGATCGTCGTGAGTCTCTCCGGCCGTGGTGACAAGGACATGGGGACTATCTCGGACTTGCGTGGTGAGAAGATCTCGGAGCCGGCCTCGTGA
- a CDS encoding cupin domain-containing protein, whose product MSSQETLPELLRQRTNGRLMSRQVPKPWGHELIWAETDRYVGKILHVKEGQALSLQYHEQKDETIYILSGKLRFEYGPLDDSPLKEVILEPGDTFHITPHLRHRMIGASDCDVLEVSTPELEDVVRLDDRYGRAGT is encoded by the coding sequence ATGAGTTCTCAGGAGACCTTGCCTGAACTCCTGCGGCAACGTACCAATGGAAGACTGATGTCACGCCAGGTGCCGAAACCCTGGGGCCACGAGTTGATCTGGGCAGAAACCGATCGCTACGTGGGAAAAATCCTGCACGTGAAGGAAGGGCAGGCGCTCTCCCTGCAGTACCACGAGCAAAAGGACGAGACGATTTATATCTTGTCCGGGAAGCTTCGCTTCGAGTACGGCCCACTCGACGATTCTCCCCTGAAGGAAGTGATCCTCGAACCGGGGGACACGTTCCACATCACGCCGCACCTCAGGCACCGCATGATCGGAGCTTCCGACTGCGACGTGCTCGAGGTTTCCACGCCGGAACTTGAAGACGTCGTCCGCTTGGACGACCGATACGGTCGGGCGGGGACCTGA
- the gmd gene encoding GDP-mannose 4,6-dehydratase, with amino-acid sequence MAERVALITGITGQDGSYLAEFLLEKGYKVAGTVRRSSTENFSRIEHIRDRIQLEQADLLDQYSLLDALKRVEPDEVYNLAAMSFVPTSWSQPVLTTEFDAVGVTRILEAIRLANPKIKFYQASSSEMFGKVREVPQKESTPFHPRSPYGVAKVYGHYITVNYRESYDLFACSGILFNHESPRRGLEFVTRKVTDGVARVKLGLASELKLGNLDARRDWGFAGDYVKAMWLMLQQDAPDDYVIATGEQHTVEELVDVAFAHVGLNWKEFVKQDPAFYRPAEVETLLGDSTRARTELGWEPECSFHQLVEMMVDSDMAALSAKL; translated from the coding sequence ATGGCCGAGCGCGTTGCGCTGATCACCGGGATTACCGGGCAGGATGGCTCCTATCTGGCCGAGTTCCTTCTGGAGAAGGGGTACAAGGTCGCGGGTACGGTTCGGCGGTCGAGTACCGAGAACTTCTCGCGCATCGAGCACATCCGCGATCGCATCCAGCTCGAGCAGGCCGACCTCCTCGATCAGTACTCGCTGCTCGACGCCCTGAAGCGGGTCGAGCCGGACGAAGTGTACAACCTCGCTGCGATGTCGTTCGTGCCGACGTCGTGGTCGCAGCCCGTTCTCACGACGGAGTTCGACGCGGTAGGCGTCACCCGGATCCTCGAGGCGATCCGCCTCGCCAATCCGAAGATCAAGTTCTACCAGGCATCGTCCAGCGAGATGTTCGGGAAGGTGCGCGAGGTTCCCCAGAAGGAGTCGACGCCATTCCATCCCAGGAGCCCCTACGGTGTGGCCAAGGTGTACGGCCACTACATCACGGTCAACTATCGCGAGAGCTACGACTTGTTCGCGTGCTCCGGGATCCTGTTCAATCACGAGTCGCCCCGGCGCGGCCTCGAGTTCGTCACTCGCAAGGTGACCGACGGCGTTGCGCGGGTGAAGCTCGGACTCGCGTCGGAACTGAAGTTGGGCAATCTGGACGCTCGCCGAGACTGGGGGTTTGCGGGCGACTACGTGAAGGCCATGTGGCTGATGCTCCAACAGGACGCCCCCGATGACTACGTCATCGCCACGGGTGAGCAGCACACGGTCGAAGAGTTGGTCGACGTTGCGTTCGCCCACGTCGGTCTCAATTGGAAGGAATTCGTGAAGCAGGACCCCGCGTTCTACCGTCCTGCCGAGGTTGAGACGCTCCTCGGAGATTCGACACGCGCCCGTACGGAGTTGGGCTGGGAGCCCGAGTGCTCTTTCCATCAGCTCGTCGAGATGATGGTCGACTCCGACATGGCGGCGCTCTCGGCAAAGCTCTAG
- a CDS encoding GDP-mannose 4,6-dehydratase produces MRVLILGVTGFAGGYLAKELVRGGDEVWGAARARPDGRFSKVVEAGGNGFPMLSCDITDAASVSTALQQSRPDAVAMLAGLAFAPVSFLDPAAAYRVHAVGAVNVMEEVVRLDPGIRVLLVTSSEVYGAVEADQLPVTEETPLRPNSLYAASKAAADLAGRAFALSKGANVVRVRPFNHTGPGQKPDFVCPDFASQIAAIAQGRKDPVMEVGNLAPRRDFTDVRDIVRGYAAALEKGRAGEAYNLCQGRAIGIGEILSDLCGLAGVDPEIRTADHRKRAAEVNAHWGSAEKARSELGWQPEVPWSKTLKDLLAASMAESSSRPGV; encoded by the coding sequence ATGCGTGTTCTGATCCTCGGCGTCACCGGGTTCGCCGGCGGTTACCTAGCCAAAGAGCTGGTACGTGGTGGCGACGAGGTCTGGGGCGCGGCCCGGGCCCGCCCCGATGGCAGATTCTCGAAGGTCGTCGAGGCAGGGGGCAACGGGTTTCCGATGCTGTCCTGCGACATCACCGACGCCGCATCCGTGTCGACGGCGCTCCAGCAGAGCCGTCCCGATGCCGTCGCGATGCTGGCGGGGCTCGCCTTTGCGCCGGTTTCCTTCCTGGACCCTGCGGCGGCCTATCGCGTCCACGCGGTCGGTGCGGTCAACGTGATGGAGGAGGTCGTGCGTCTCGATCCCGGGATTCGCGTTCTGCTCGTGACGTCGAGTGAGGTGTACGGAGCCGTTGAGGCGGATCAGCTTCCGGTGACCGAGGAGACCCCGTTACGCCCGAATTCGCTGTACGCCGCGAGCAAGGCTGCTGCGGATCTGGCCGGTCGGGCATTCGCGCTCTCCAAGGGGGCAAACGTCGTCCGGGTTCGGCCCTTCAATCACACCGGGCCCGGCCAGAAGCCGGACTTCGTCTGCCCCGATTTCGCCTCGCAGATCGCGGCGATCGCACAAGGTAGGAAGGATCCGGTCATGGAAGTCGGGAATCTCGCGCCGAGGCGGGATTTCACCGATGTTCGCGACATCGTGCGGGGTTATGCGGCCGCCCTGGAGAAGGGGCGAGCTGGTGAGGCGTACAACTTGTGCCAGGGCCGGGCGATCGGAATCGGCGAGATATTGAGTGACCTCTGCGGTCTTGCGGGCGTGGACCCCGAGATCCGGACGGCCGACCACCGCAAGCGAGCCGCTGAGGTGAACGCCCACTGGGGGAGTGCCGAAAAGGCCCGATCCGAGCTGGGTTGGCAGCCGGAAGTGCCTTGGTCCAAGACCCTCAAGGATCTTCTCGCGGCATCGATGGCTGAATCTTCCTCCCGTCCGGGCGTCTGA
- a CDS encoding glycosyltransferase family 2 protein — protein MSDATAPVLSVVIPAYRAAGTIGDCLASLCVQWEPPPFEVVVVDSSPDDATERIARPFTREVGGRLDLRVIRRETQTHPGTARNLGVDSARASRLLFLDADCVAFPDLLARAVVALDAGAAAVGSAIFLPEHVAASARIRHLLEFKESLPGVPERATWQIPSACVAFDRAVFERYGGFPDARASEDWLLNWTLWQAGETMIFDPRMRIRHRTPAGWVALLRYARLLGFASGRARLRGGLPGQWVVERPWLAAALPFGRTARALWWCARYAPSQFLFLLLAWPAYFAVAVVWARAFAEGVQPSPKEASSYEAT, from the coding sequence TTGAGCGATGCGACGGCACCGGTGCTCTCGGTCGTGATCCCGGCCTATCGCGCCGCGGGGACGATTGGAGACTGCCTCGCGTCGCTGTGCGTACAGTGGGAGCCGCCGCCCTTTGAAGTGGTGGTCGTGGACAGCTCTCCAGACGATGCGACCGAGCGGATCGCCCGCCCGTTTACGCGAGAGGTAGGGGGGCGTCTCGATCTGCGCGTGATCCGCCGCGAGACGCAGACGCATCCCGGGACGGCGCGTAATCTCGGCGTCGACAGCGCCCGAGCTTCGAGGCTGCTGTTTCTCGATGCCGATTGTGTGGCGTTTCCCGACTTACTGGCGCGCGCCGTCGTGGCGCTGGACGCGGGGGCGGCCGCCGTCGGCTCGGCGATCTTCCTACCGGAGCACGTGGCCGCGTCGGCGCGGATCCGCCATCTTCTCGAGTTCAAGGAATCCCTCCCCGGAGTGCCTGAACGCGCGACGTGGCAGATCCCATCCGCCTGCGTGGCCTTCGATCGCGCGGTCTTTGAGCGCTACGGCGGATTCCCGGATGCGCGGGCGTCCGAGGATTGGCTCCTGAACTGGACGCTCTGGCAGGCCGGCGAGACGATGATCTTCGATCCGCGGATGCGTATCCGCCACCGGACGCCGGCGGGATGGGTGGCTCTGCTGCGCTACGCACGTCTGCTCGGGTTCGCCTCGGGGCGGGCCCGTCTTCGAGGCGGGCTGCCCGGTCAGTGGGTCGTCGAGCGGCCGTGGCTGGCTGCGGCGCTGCCGTTTGGCCGAACGGCCCGCGCCCTGTGGTGGTGCGCTCGCTACGCACCTTCCCAGTTCCTGTTCCTGCTGCTTGCGTGGCCGGCGTATTTCGCCGTCGCGGTGGTCTGGGCGCGAGCCTTTGCCGAGGGTGTCCAGCCGAGTCCGAAGGAGGCATCCTCGTATGAAGCGACATGA
- a CDS encoding bifunctional folylpolyglutamate synthase/dihydrofolate synthase: MTYSETIEYLYGLEASRGWDLKLERVRAALDALGRPQSAFPSLLIAGTNGKGTTAALVHSALVAAGHRVGVYTSPHLVRFTERIRVGHTEIDEDAVVLGVAKIRACASPETTGLTFFEMATLLAFLTFAEAAVDVAVLEVGLGGRLDATNVVEPVGSAITSIGLDHQNYLGSTLGQIALEKAGVMRPGRPTVLGAGLPEEAAEALAARAAEVGVELVCASTYVDAVPPVGIEGRRLRDDGAVALALLDLLQAAHPDLAVGSDDRCRGFRDVRWPGRLEVLPGDPRLILDGAHNAESMRSLCAELPRLAGGEARLVFGALADKPWKELAEMLRPHVREVAVVPVQQPRGVPPEHLAAAFAPHHPTRVDSAPSVAIERFAREDATVPIVATGSLFLVGEVYAGLLVKSGRRSVYDPIVTEARA; encoded by the coding sequence GTGACGTACTCCGAGACCATCGAGTATCTCTATGGCCTCGAGGCGTCTCGTGGTTGGGATCTGAAGCTCGAACGCGTGCGCGCAGCGCTTGATGCGTTGGGTCGTCCGCAGAGCGCATTCCCGTCGCTGTTGATCGCAGGAACGAACGGGAAGGGGACGACCGCTGCCTTGGTCCATAGTGCTCTGGTGGCAGCTGGGCACCGCGTGGGTGTGTACACCTCACCGCATCTGGTCCGCTTTACCGAGCGGATCCGGGTGGGCCACACTGAAATCGATGAGGACGCCGTCGTGCTCGGCGTTGCGAAGATCCGCGCGTGCGCTTCGCCCGAGACCACGGGGCTGACGTTCTTTGAGATGGCGACCCTTCTTGCCTTTCTGACGTTCGCCGAGGCGGCCGTCGACGTCGCCGTGCTGGAGGTCGGGCTCGGTGGGCGCCTCGACGCGACCAACGTCGTGGAGCCGGTCGGTTCCGCCATTACGAGCATCGGGTTGGATCACCAGAACTACCTCGGCAGCACCCTCGGACAGATTGCACTGGAGAAGGCGGGCGTGATGCGCCCGGGCCGGCCGACCGTGCTTGGTGCGGGCCTGCCTGAGGAGGCGGCCGAGGCTCTTGCCGCGCGCGCCGCAGAGGTTGGCGTCGAACTCGTCTGCGCGTCGACGTACGTCGATGCCGTGCCGCCGGTCGGGATCGAAGGACGGCGCCTCCGGGACGACGGCGCGGTGGCGCTCGCCCTTCTCGATCTGCTGCAGGCGGCGCATCCGGACCTGGCGGTTGGCTCCGACGACCGGTGCCGCGGGTTCCGGGACGTTCGGTGGCCTGGCCGGCTCGAGGTGCTGCCGGGTGATCCACGCTTGATTCTCGACGGCGCGCACAACGCTGAGAGCATGCGCTCGCTCTGTGCCGAATTGCCTCGTTTGGCGGGCGGAGAGGCCCGTCTCGTGTTCGGCGCTCTTGCCGACAAGCCGTGGAAGGAGCTGGCAGAGATGCTCCGGCCGCACGTGCGGGAAGTCGCGGTGGTGCCCGTGCAACAGCCGCGGGGAGTCCCGCCCGAGCACCTCGCAGCCGCCTTCGCACCACATCACCCGACCCGCGTCGATTCGGCGCCCAGTGTGGCGATCGAGCGTTTCGCCCGAGAAGATGCCACGGTGCCGATCGTGGCGACGGGATCACTCTTTCTGGTCGGGGAAGTTTATGCCGGACTTCTCGTGAAGTCCGGACGCAGGAGCGTATACGATCCGATCGTGACGGAGGCGCGCGCGTGA
- the gspE gene encoding type II secretion system ATPase GspE — protein sequence MEPQLKSLEEILVERGRVSPEDLRKVRRLQAERGERIERLLLDLGFVSEDDLLPVYSEHLGVPLVARKDLPNDAIEVPGLNVKFLRHAKILPVAMADGTLTVAMADPGDRDALHGLSVVTGCIVNALLAKEKDVTEALEVCYGDHGAGENAEDGDGLVEFLSEDEEDVDHLRDLASEAPVIRFVNVLINRAVESRASDIHIEPFENELKVRYRIDGVLQDVDAPQRRLQAAIVSRIKIMAKLNIAERRLPQDGRIKLRMMGKEIDLRVSTLPTLYGESVVLRILDRGSIVLDLQKLGFPPDTRKEWEDLIVKPYGLVLVTGPTGSGKTTTLYGSLNQVNSPDKKIVTIEDPVEYQLDGVNQIHVKPQIGLTFANGLRSIVRQDPDVIMIGEIRDAETAEIAVQAALTGHLVFSTLHTNDAAGAIARLLEMGVEDYLLASSLLGVLAQRLVRNICPECRREVQGIVAAPTVGRALAGSGTVPDAIATGKQYQGDGCESCSSTGFRGRSGIYELLLVDDPVRNLILKRASADAVREQAIESGMRILRDDGWLKVSEGTTTVSEIIRVTRD from the coding sequence GTGGAACCGCAACTGAAGTCGCTCGAAGAGATCCTGGTCGAGCGCGGGCGCGTCAGCCCCGAAGACCTGAGGAAGGTTCGCCGCCTCCAGGCGGAGCGGGGTGAGCGGATTGAACGGCTCCTCCTCGACCTTGGTTTCGTCTCCGAAGACGACCTCCTCCCGGTCTACAGCGAGCATCTCGGCGTCCCTCTCGTCGCGCGCAAGGACCTGCCGAACGATGCGATCGAGGTGCCCGGCCTTAACGTGAAGTTCCTGCGTCACGCCAAGATCCTCCCGGTCGCGATGGCCGATGGCACGCTCACCGTCGCGATGGCGGACCCCGGCGACCGCGATGCCTTGCACGGGTTGTCCGTGGTGACCGGCTGCATAGTGAACGCGCTCCTCGCCAAAGAGAAGGACGTCACCGAGGCCCTCGAGGTCTGCTACGGCGACCACGGCGCGGGCGAGAACGCCGAAGACGGTGATGGCCTGGTCGAGTTCCTCTCCGAAGACGAAGAAGACGTCGACCACCTCCGCGACCTTGCGAGTGAGGCGCCGGTCATCCGCTTCGTGAACGTTCTGATCAACCGCGCCGTCGAGTCGCGCGCGTCGGACATTCACATCGAGCCGTTCGAGAACGAGCTGAAGGTCCGGTACCGCATCGACGGCGTTCTACAAGATGTGGATGCGCCGCAGCGTCGCCTTCAAGCGGCCATCGTCTCGCGCATCAAGATCATGGCGAAGCTCAACATTGCGGAGCGACGCCTGCCGCAGGATGGTCGCATCAAGCTCCGCATGATGGGCAAGGAGATCGACCTTCGCGTTTCCACGTTGCCGACGTTGTACGGCGAGAGCGTCGTGCTTCGTATTCTCGACCGCGGCTCGATCGTGCTCGATCTACAGAAGCTCGGCTTCCCGCCCGACACCCGCAAGGAGTGGGAAGACCTGATCGTCAAGCCGTACGGCTTGGTTCTCGTCACCGGGCCGACCGGCAGCGGTAAGACGACCACGCTCTATGGTTCCCTCAACCAGGTGAACTCGCCGGACAAGAAGATCGTGACGATCGAGGATCCGGTCGAATACCAGCTCGATGGCGTCAATCAGATCCACGTGAAGCCGCAGATCGGGCTCACCTTCGCGAACGGCCTGCGCTCGATCGTCCGTCAGGATCCCGACGTCATCATGATCGGTGAGATTCGCGACGCCGAGACTGCCGAAATCGCGGTCCAGGCGGCACTCACGGGCCACCTCGTTTTCTCGACCCTGCATACGAATGACGCCGCCGGTGCGATCGCGCGCCTGCTCGAGATGGGCGTCGAGGACTACCTTCTCGCATCGTCACTCCTCGGTGTGCTCGCTCAGCGCCTCGTTCGCAACATCTGCCCCGAATGTCGGCGCGAGGTCCAAGGGATCGTCGCTGCGCCGACGGTCGGTCGGGCCCTTGCGGGCTCCGGGACTGTCCCCGATGCGATTGCCACGGGGAAGCAGTACCAGGGCGACGGCTGCGAGAGCTGCAGCAGCACGGGCTTCCGCGGCCGAAGTGGCATCTACGAGTTGCTTCTGGTCGACGACCCCGTCCGGAACCTGATCTTGAAGCGCGCCTCCGCCGATGCCGTGCGCGAGCAGGCGATCGAAAGCGGCATGCGCATTCTGCGAGACGATGGCTGGCTGAAGGTCTCGGAGGGAACGACGACCGTCTCCGAGATCATCCGGGTCACGCGCGACTGA